TCCTGAGGGGAAGTATGAATCACTAGAAAAATATGGAAAAGATCTGACCGCTATGGCAAGAGCGGGAAAGCTTGACCCAGTTATAGGCAGAGATGATGAGATCCGTAGATGCATACAAATCCTCTCCAGGAGAACAAAGAATAACCCAGTGTTAATTGGTGAGCCTGGAGTTGGGAAGACTGCAATCTCTGAAGGGTAAGTTTATATTTCTTATTGAATATGTTGTAGATTCCCTGGGCATGTGATTTAAAACTTTGATTTGTATGGCACGTTCGGGAATATGTTCCATTTGTTCTCAATTTGTCATATGTTTCAAAAATACTGCATCCATTGCTTATAACTTATATTCTTCTCTTCCTGTTTGATAGGCTTGCGCAGAGAATCGTGCAAGGTGATGTGCCTCAGGCTTTGATGAATCGACGGGTTAGTGATGAAGGGATCTGCTGTTGCATTCAGCTGAATTCATGAAAGAAAATATCTTTATTAATTAACATGCTTGGTTCCTCTGTGCAGTTGATATCTCTTGATATGGGTGCGCTCATAGCCGGTGCAAAATACCGTGGTGAATTTGAAGACAGATTGAAGGCTGTGCTTAAGGAAGTGACAGAATCCGAAGGACAGATCATCCTTTTTATTGATGAGATACATACTGTTGTTGGCGCAGGTATGTTCTTAGGAAAAATCACCAGATGTCAAAATGCTGTTATATATGTTGTCGGAATGCCTGTGATTGAAAATCAATATTTGTTGCTCCTTCCCTTGAGCCCTTGTATTACTTTCTCCCCTTGTGGTAGTTTGCTGCATGGACGTGTAATTGACGAGTTAATTGGCCTATATGTCTGCTACACACAGAAGCTTAGACTTCAATCTTATTTTTTTGGTTTGGCTCGTGAAAAAACAAAATCATATGTTTTCTTCAGGTGCCACGAATGGCGCAATGGATGCTGGGAATCTCTTGAAGCCGATGCTTGGTCGAGGAGAATTACGATGTATTGGTGCAACCACCTTGGATGAGTACCGTAAATATATTGAGAAAGATCCTGCCCTGGAGCGTCGTTTCCAGCAAGTTTATGTTGACCAGCCTACAGTTGAAGATACTGTCTCTATACTTCGTGGATTGCGTGAAAGATATGAGCTGCATCATGGGGTCCGCATTTCAGACACTGCACTTGTTGACGCAGCTATTCTTTCCGACCGTTATATTAGCGGACGTTTTCTACCTGACAAAGGTGAGAAATAACATGAGACTTGCTGAAAAGCTGTTATCTATAGAGCAACTTGTTTTTTCCTTTGATAGTATAAGTACTGTATTGTTCATGGTGCTATAACTTAATTGTGTAGTTTATCTGCTTTGTGTAGTCTTTTAATTTCAATTATGAATAGGAGGGGGGAAGGGATTACAAGGTGGGGAACTGAACTTTCACCTACAAGGTGGGAGTTCAGGTAACCAACTGGACTACTAAGATTCCCTGCTTGTATAATTTTGATTTAAGATTTAGGAAAAGAACAGATCATCCTTGCCTTCGCATGGTCTAACTTGCAATATGCAGGTTTTAGTCCTGCTGGTGGATTTTGAATCCTATCTAACTACTAATCATCACTTCAATGACATTTGAACCTGGTCTTTTCAATACAATATAGGAACAGAGACAACTCGAGCAGTGATCTGGCCACATTTTTGGTCACATCAAGCATATATCTTGAAATTTTTGTCATCACATAACACCAAGTGCATGCACTTGACTTGCAAAAATGTGGAGTCCAATATACTTGTGCTTTATGGACTTACTATCGGTGCTAAAAGTGCTGGTTTTCAAAATGCAGCAATCGACCTAGTTGATGAAGCTGCCGCAAAACTGAAAATGGAGATCACCTCAAAACCTACAGCCCTTGATGAGATCGATCGTGCAGTTTTGAAGTTGGAGATGGAGAGGCTATCTCTAACTAATGATACAGATAGAGCATCGAGAGATCGGTTAAACCGCCTTGAAGCTGAATTGTCTCTATTAAAGGAGAGGCAAGCTGAGCTGACTGAGCAGTGGGAGCATGAAAAAAGTGTCATGACTCGCATACAGTCCGTTAAGGAAGAGGTATGCAACTGAAGATTCTCTACTTAAGTTTGATCATAACTAGCGCCTCTTTTGTTTAACCACTCTTGACTGGAACTGCACTCTTATTAGCTGTCAATTGAATTAGTTGTAGGAGCAGTTTAGATGTAAATGAATTAGATTGAGGTGGAGCTTGTTTAACTTTCTTCCTAAATACAGATTGACAGAGTAAATGTTGAGATCCAGCAAGCAGAGCGGGAATATGATCTTAATCGTGCTGCTGAACTGAAGTATGGGAGTCTAAACTCCTTGCAGCGACAACTTGAAACTGCAGAAAAAGAACTTGATGATTATATGAAGTCTGGGAAATCAATGCTCAGAGAAGAAGTGACCGGCAATGATATTGCAGAGATTGTCAGTAAGTGGACTGGTATTCCTGTTTCTAAGTTGCAACAGTCAGAGCGGGAAAAGCTGTTGCATTTGGAGGAGGAGCTACACAAGCGTGTTGTTGGTCAAGATCCAGCAGTGACAGCAGTAGCAGAGGCAATCCAGCGCTCACGGGCTGGACTTTCAGATCCTCATCGTCCTATTGCAAGCTTTATGTTCATGGGTCCCACTGGGGTTGGTAAGACGGAGCTAGCCAAGGCGCTTGCTAGCTATTTATTCAATACTGAAGAAGCACTTGTGCGCATTGATATGAGCGAATACATGGAGAAGCATGCAGTTTCAAGATTGATAGGAGCTCCCCCTGGTTATGTCGGTTATGAGGAAGGAGGGCAGTTGACCGAGATTGTTCGCAGGAGACCATATGCTGTTATTTTGTTTGATGAAATTGAAAAGGCTCATTCGGATGTATTTAATGTGTTCCTTCAAATCTTAGATGATGGTAGGGTGACTGACTCACAAGGACGCACAGTGAGTTTCACTAATACTGTCATCATCATGACATCAAATGTTGGTTCACAATATATTCTAAATACGGATGATGATGATTTGCCGAAGGAAACGACTTATCAAACAATAAAGCAACGGGTGATGGAGGCTGCACGTGCAGTGTTCCGCCCTGAGTTTATGAATCGGGTTGATGAATATATAGTATTCCAGCCTCTTGATCGTGAACAAATCAGTAGAATTGTGCGATTACAGGTAACATATATTTTCAAATCTTTTTCGTGGAGTGTCAATCGTGAAAATGGCCGTTGTTTCTGGATTTATTTGAGTGGAATATTTATAACGCCTTTTGTGTTCTTGCAGCTTGAGAGAGTGCAGCAGAGATTAGCTGATCGCAAAATGAAGATTCACGTGAGTGATGCTGCTATTCAACTACTTGGAAGTCTTGGTTACGATCCCAATTATGGAGCACGGCCAGTGAAGCGGGTGATCCAGCAGAATATTGAAAACGAATTGGCCAAAGGAATCTTAAGAGGAGATTTCAAGGATGAGGATACTGTTTTAATAGACACGGAGGTTACAGCATTCTCCAATGGGCAACTTCCTCAGCAGAAGCTACTGTTTACAAGACAAGAATCTGGATCAGATTCTCCAGCGGAGAACCAAGAAGCTTTCTCTCAGAAACTATGAGGCTGCACATGAGAATCTGGTTCAGATACTTGAGCGGAGAATCAAGAAGCTTGCTGCCGGAAACTTGAGGTTGCATACGTACTATGAGCAACTAACTCGTAGCTCTTGTATCATAGATTTTGGATATACATATTTCGCTGCTTTGAATAGCAAATATATGCAGTTGATCAatgtggaattttttttctttctatattAGCATATTAGCCTGAGGAAAGTTGTGTTGTTCGCCATGCTTTGTGCATCTTTTATAAAGGGCCGCCTCCTGTTGTGCATGCATGACTAGTGAATAATCAATGGTGGTCTAGTTTTCGCTACCATCAGA
Above is a genomic segment from Lycium barbarum isolate Lr01 chromosome 12, ASM1917538v2, whole genome shotgun sequence containing:
- the LOC132621264 gene encoding chaperone protein ClpB3, chloroplastic, whose protein sequence is MSTVTSISSVQLCVPSSNRVSLFCSQAPPSVNLSVKSQCNSLRLKRNKDVLLFTTRKTDRFIVRCDASNGGRITQQEFTEMAWQAIVSSPEIAKENKHQIVETEHLMKALLEQKNGLARRIFSKVGVDNTRLLEATDKFIQRQPKVIGESAGSMLGRDLEALMQRAREYKKEYGDSFVSVEHLVLGFIQDKRFGKQLFNDFQISTKTLRAAIESIRGRQNVIDQDPEGKYESLEKYGKDLTAMARAGKLDPVIGRDDEIRRCIQILSRRTKNNPVLIGEPGVGKTAISEGLAQRIVQGDVPQALMNRRLISLDMGALIAGAKYRGEFEDRLKAVLKEVTESEGQIILFIDEIHTVVGAGATNGAMDAGNLLKPMLGRGELRCIGATTLDEYRKYIEKDPALERRFQQVYVDQPTVEDTVSILRGLRERYELHHGVRISDTALVDAAILSDRYISGRFLPDKAIDLVDEAAAKLKMEITSKPTALDEIDRAVLKLEMERLSLTNDTDRASRDRLNRLEAELSLLKERQAELTEQWEHEKSVMTRIQSVKEEIDRVNVEIQQAEREYDLNRAAELKYGSLNSLQRQLETAEKELDDYMKSGKSMLREEVTGNDIAEIVSKWTGIPVSKLQQSEREKLLHLEEELHKRVVGQDPAVTAVAEAIQRSRAGLSDPHRPIASFMFMGPTGVGKTELAKALASYLFNTEEALVRIDMSEYMEKHAVSRLIGAPPGYVGYEEGGQLTEIVRRRPYAVILFDEIEKAHSDVFNVFLQILDDGRVTDSQGRTVSFTNTVIIMTSNVGSQYILNTDDDDLPKETTYQTIKQRVMEAARAVFRPEFMNRVDEYIVFQPLDREQISRIVRLQLERVQQRLADRKMKIHVSDAAIQLLGSLGYDPNYGARPVKRVIQQNIENELAKGILRGDFKDEDTVLIDTEVTAFSNGQLPQQKLLFTRQESGSDSPAENQEAFSQKL